A genomic stretch from Empedobacter stercoris includes:
- a CDS encoding alpha/beta fold hydrolase: MAKLKRKDYKLNYIDYGNKLAQPVILIHGWPLSLQSWEYQIPKIVEAGFRCIAYDRKGFGKSCATWDRYDYDALAEDLHALIDDLQLENVVLVGFSMGGGEVVRYITNYGNSNISKIALISSIIPLVKQTDDNEYGVPQKDLDQIVHQLETNRLEFLEGFHKGFYNHGLLKKSVSKEQLDFDFSVASHASPIATLRAARSWMDTDFRAECKMIDVPTLIIHGKEDQTVPIKTAGDQAAKLIAKSTYIVYDDAPHGLNITHKEQLNMDLIEFLLNIEHKKE, encoded by the coding sequence ATGGCTAAATTAAAACGAAAAGATTATAAACTAAATTATATCGATTACGGTAATAAACTTGCTCAACCCGTTATTTTGATTCATGGTTGGCCGCTTAGTTTACAATCGTGGGAATATCAAATTCCTAAAATTGTAGAAGCTGGTTTTCGTTGTATTGCCTATGATCGAAAAGGTTTTGGAAAATCTTGTGCGACATGGGATCGTTACGATTATGATGCATTGGCTGAAGATTTACATGCCTTGATTGATGATTTACAATTGGAAAATGTTGTGTTAGTAGGTTTTTCGATGGGTGGAGGAGAAGTTGTGCGTTATATTACCAATTATGGAAACAGTAATATTTCGAAAATAGCATTGATCAGTTCAATTATTCCACTCGTAAAACAAACTGATGATAACGAATACGGCGTTCCACAAAAAGACTTAGATCAGATTGTTCATCAACTTGAAACAAATCGTTTAGAATTTTTAGAAGGTTTTCATAAAGGTTTTTATAATCATGGCTTGTTAAAAAAATCTGTAAGCAAAGAACAATTAGATTTTGATTTTTCGGTTGCTTCGCATGCTTCACCTATTGCAACTTTGAGAGCTGCACGCTCTTGGATGGACACAGATTTTAGAGCTGAATGTAAAATGATAGATGTTCCAACATTAATTATTCATGGAAAAGAGGATCAAACTGTACCAATTAAAACAGCTGGAGATCAAGCTGCAAAATTGATCGCGAAATCGACTTACATTGTGTATGACGATGCGCCGCATGGATTGAATATAACTCATAAAGAACAGTTGAATATGGATTTGATTGAGTTTTTGTTAAATATCGAACATAAAAAAGAGTAG
- a CDS encoding helix-turn-helix transcriptional regulator, which yields MTLLLIEQIKERRKVLAISQETLADISGVGLRTLKQFESGKGNPTLETLQKLCDALGLELKLEVKTIE from the coding sequence ATGACACTATTGTTAATTGAACAAATAAAAGAACGACGTAAAGTTTTAGCGATATCACAAGAAACTTTAGCAGATATTTCGGGTGTAGGTTTACGTACATTAAAACAATTTGAAAGTGGTAAAGGTAATCCAACTTTAGAAACGCTTCAAAAGTTGTGTGATGCATTGGGATTAGAGTTGAAATTAGAAGTTAAAACGATTGAATAA
- a CDS encoding HipA N-terminal domain-containing protein yields MRVANILYKGKKAGILSQLDNGSFHFSYIQDWLSDDSKPSISLTLPKNQIEFESESLFPFFYHLLPEGVNKRMICKTFKIDEDDAFGILLQASKVDTVGAVTIERM; encoded by the coding sequence ATGAGAGTAGCAAATATCCTATACAAAGGCAAAAAAGCAGGCATATTATCTCAATTAGATAATGGTAGCTTTCATTTTAGCTATATTCAAGATTGGTTATCGGATGATTCTAAACCTTCTATAAGTTTAACATTGCCTAAAAATCAAATTGAATTCGAATCAGAATCATTATTTCCTTTTTTCTATCATCTATTACCTGAAGGTGTAAATAAACGAATGATTTGTAAAACGTTCAAGATCGACGAAGATGATGCTTTTGGTATTTTACTACAAGCATCTAAAGTAGATACAGTGGGTGCAGTAACAATAGAAAGAATGTAA
- a CDS encoding GlsB/YeaQ/YmgE family stress response membrane protein → MGILTWIIFGLIAGAIAKAIHPGNDPGGWIVTIIIGIIGAVVGGWLGSMLLGVDVSGFNISSFLVAIAGAVLCLAVYRMISKK, encoded by the coding sequence ATGGGAATTCTAACATGGATAATTTTCGGCCTTATAGCCGGAGCAATAGCAAAAGCAATACACCCTGGTAACGATCCAGGTGGTTGGATAGTAACAATAATTATTGGGATTATTGGAGCTGTTGTCGGTGGGTGGCTTGGATCGATGCTTTTAGGTGTCGATGTAAGCGGATTTAATATTTCTAGTTTTTTAGTTGCAATTGCTGGAGCAGTTTTATGTCTAGCAGTGTATAGAATGATTTCGAAAAAATAG
- a CDS encoding ferritin, translating to MNTTRISNTLQKALNDQITLEAFSAQMYLMLACWADENQLDGIKNFMMKHSQEERVHMAKVMEYVQERGGIVKIEAIQKPGPEPKNVLECFQAVLKQEIENTESIYKIVKMSMDEEDWATWNFLQWLVAEQREEEKLALDLLDKAKLAGGANMSDAAKFDLNKTIGQTGQEFPTADQINPLAE from the coding sequence ATGAACACAACTAGAATTTCTAACACATTACAAAAAGCTCTAAATGATCAAATCACTTTAGAAGCCTTTTCTGCGCAAATGTATTTGATGCTTGCTTGCTGGGCAGACGAAAATCAATTAGATGGAATCAAAAATTTTATGATGAAACACTCACAGGAAGAGCGTGTACATATGGCTAAAGTTATGGAATACGTTCAAGAAAGAGGAGGAATTGTAAAAATCGAAGCTATACAAAAACCTGGTCCTGAACCAAAAAATGTATTAGAGTGTTTTCAAGCTGTTCTAAAACAAGAAATTGAAAATACAGAATCCATTTATAAAATTGTCAAAATGAGCATGGATGAAGAGGATTGGGCTACATGGAATTTCTTACAATGGTTGGTTGCTGAACAAAGAGAAGAAGAGAAATTAGCTTTAGACTTGCTAGATAAAGCTAAATTAGCTGGTGGTGCTAATATGTCTGATGCTGCAAAATTTGATTTGAATAAGACTATTGGTCAAACAGGACAGGAATTTCCTACTGCAGACCAAATCAACCCATTAGCAGAATAA
- a CDS encoding McrC family protein, with protein MIVIKENRITVFEHDKLFFNLKNDKEKQLHDALELYHGNYTPFFKLIRNGVQFNENVGVIQIGKITIEVLPKVDKSGEEKWRNLLIGMIKTVWGFDVKSTGCSSLKLKSNSMLELYFELFISEVEYLLHRGLIKRYRKNEGNQTSLKGALQFSKHISQNLVHKEQFYVKYTQYSNEHTIHEILFKTIKLLANLNSNPQLKGRIGSLSLNFPEMGEIKVNESTFNKIVLDRKNQHYQTALEIAKLLLLNYHPDVSKGRNDVLALMFDMNSLWEQFILVTLKRKLKTHNVTSQVTKSFWKPDSGYSSKMRPDIILKCKENHQIFVLDTKWKNLNGYNPSPEDLRQMYVYHRFYQAKKVALVYPSDQHSIQKGNYFSSENHLEMSDKECSIMQIATASDIKVWQEEIVNRIKILLD; from the coding sequence ATGATTGTGATAAAAGAAAATCGTATTACTGTTTTCGAACATGATAAGCTTTTCTTTAATCTGAAAAATGACAAAGAAAAACAACTTCATGATGCTTTAGAGCTCTATCACGGAAATTATACACCATTTTTTAAACTCATTAGAAATGGTGTGCAATTCAATGAAAATGTTGGGGTTATTCAAATAGGGAAAATAACCATTGAAGTTTTGCCCAAAGTCGATAAATCAGGTGAAGAAAAATGGCGTAATTTATTGATTGGAATGATCAAAACGGTATGGGGATTTGATGTAAAATCAACAGGTTGTAGTTCATTAAAACTAAAATCAAACTCTATGTTAGAGCTTTATTTTGAATTATTTATTTCTGAGGTTGAATATTTATTGCACAGAGGTCTAATCAAAAGATACCGAAAGAATGAAGGAAATCAAACTTCATTAAAGGGAGCTTTACAATTTTCAAAGCATATTTCGCAGAATTTGGTTCACAAAGAACAATTTTATGTAAAATATACGCAATATTCTAATGAACATACGATTCATGAGATTCTTTTTAAAACAATAAAATTATTAGCTAATCTTAATTCAAACCCACAATTGAAAGGAAGAATTGGATCATTATCTCTTAATTTCCCTGAAATGGGAGAGATAAAAGTAAATGAATCTACTTTTAATAAAATTGTATTAGATCGAAAAAACCAACACTACCAAACGGCTTTAGAAATCGCCAAATTATTATTGTTAAATTATCATCCTGACGTTTCTAAAGGGAGAAACGATGTATTGGCTTTAATGTTTGATATGAATAGTTTGTGGGAACAGTTTATTTTAGTGACTTTAAAAAGAAAACTAAAAACACATAATGTAACTTCTCAAGTGACCAAGAGTTTTTGGAAACCTGATTCTGGTTACTCATCCAAAATGCGTCCTGATATCATTCTAAAATGCAAAGAAAATCATCAAATTTTTGTTTTAGATACAAAATGGAAAAATCTAAATGGTTATAACCCTTCACCTGAAGATTTGCGACAAATGTATGTGTATCACAGATTTTATCAAGCTAAAAAAGTTGCTCTTGTATATCCTTCAGATCAACATTCAATTCAAAAAGGAAATTATTTCAGTTCAGAAAATCATTTAGAAATGTCTGATAAAGAATGTAGTATTATGCAAATTGCAACGGCTTCAGATATTAAAGTTTGGCAAGAGGAAATTGTAAATCGAATTAAAATATTATTAGATTAA
- a CDS encoding DUF6088 family protein, producing MKSAKNQIETKISKSSFGKIFFLADFSKYGSSDNIRKVLSRLEKEGLVERLAQGIYLKPKKDPLLGTIYPTTEEIAKQIAQRDKARISPSGVLALYLLGLTTQVPLKAVYLTDGSQREIKIGNRTIQFKKTVPKSFVIKDELLHLIVQAFKEIGQKNVTDEFLIQIQPNVQQLNNEVVQKQLKYAPVWIQKQIINIIKEQNKSRII from the coding sequence ATGAAATCAGCTAAAAATCAAATAGAAACAAAGATTTCAAAATCATCTTTTGGCAAAATATTTTTTTTAGCTGATTTTTCAAAATATGGCTCTTCAGATAACATCCGTAAAGTACTTTCTCGTTTAGAAAAAGAAGGTTTAGTTGAGCGTTTAGCTCAAGGTATTTATCTTAAACCTAAAAAAGATCCGTTGTTAGGTACTATTTATCCCACAACTGAAGAAATAGCGAAACAAATCGCACAACGAGATAAGGCACGTATTTCTCCCTCAGGAGTTTTGGCTTTATATTTATTAGGATTAACAACTCAGGTTCCTTTAAAAGCTGTATATCTAACTGATGGATCACAACGCGAAATAAAAATAGGGAATCGTACCATTCAATTCAAAAAAACAGTTCCTAAAAGCTTTGTCATTAAAGATGAATTATTACACTTAATTGTTCAGGCTTTTAAAGAAATAGGTCAAAAAAACGTGACAGATGAATTCTTAATTCAAATACAACCTAACGTGCAACAATTAAATAATGAAGTGGTTCAAAAACAATTAAAGTACGCTCCTGTTTGGATTCAAAAACAAATTATTAATATCATTAAAGAGCAAAACAAATCAAGAATTATTTAA
- a CDS encoding IS481 family transposase — MIKKTKEIAAYLTYSKKLQVLKYAKEYGNNSIAYKFFGVKKSTFYKWKKAYDEHGEEGLLRKKPTPRTFPNQIKQEIVNKVLELRKEHKLGTWRIKWYLERYHDILISESSVYRILKRNNVGRLDRKATRRAMHSIRYEKETPGHHVQVDVKFLIFQDANGHKIKRFQYTAIDDATRIRALKIYEKHNQLSSIDFINYVVDKFPFRINTIQTDNGHEFQSKFHWHVQDLGMRHRFIKVGTPQLNGKVERSHLTDKKEFYQLLSYTDDVDLNQKLEQWEKFYNFNRPHFSFKG; from the coding sequence ATGATTAAAAAGACAAAAGAAATAGCAGCTTATTTAACTTATAGTAAAAAACTACAAGTTCTAAAATATGCCAAAGAATATGGAAATAACTCTATAGCATATAAATTTTTTGGCGTGAAAAAGAGTACATTTTATAAATGGAAAAAGGCATATGATGAACATGGAGAAGAAGGTTTACTTAGAAAAAAACCAACTCCTCGTACATTTCCCAATCAAATCAAGCAAGAAATTGTAAATAAAGTATTAGAACTTCGAAAAGAACATAAATTAGGGACTTGGCGAATTAAATGGTATTTAGAACGTTATCATGATATTTTAATATCAGAATCAAGTGTTTATCGTATTCTAAAACGCAATAATGTAGGTCGATTAGACAGAAAGGCAACTAGAAGAGCTATGCATAGTATTCGATATGAAAAAGAAACACCAGGTCATCATGTACAGGTTGATGTTAAATTTCTAATTTTTCAAGATGCAAATGGCCATAAAATCAAGAGATTTCAATATACAGCAATTGATGATGCTACACGAATTAGAGCGCTTAAAATCTATGAAAAGCACAATCAATTAAGTTCAATTGATTTCATAAATTATGTTGTAGATAAATTTCCTTTCAGAATTAATACAATTCAAACAGATAACGGACATGAATTTCAATCAAAATTTCATTGGCATGTTCAAGATTTAGGAATGAGACACCGATTTATAAAAGTAGGAACGCCTCAGTTAAATGGGAAAGTTGAACGATCTCATTTAACTGATAAAAAAGAGTTTTATCAACTTTTAAGCTATACTGATGATGTCGATCTAAATCAAAAATTAGAACAATGGGAAAAATTTTATAATTTCAATAGACCACATTTTTCATTTAAAGGATAA
- a CDS encoding type II toxin-antitoxin system HipA family toxin: protein MKIELNNCPGSLKENFNAYSPVVLKKMFNGKKVSPFLNYTSPTDRKDKSSFNQNQTHISISGFQEKYSLILDGNELRLTNEKESGQYILKPISDLPKNSEFAPANEHLTMQIAKQIFKIETAENALVFFKDGSPAYFTKRFDYDGYGNKLAVEDFASLLGKSPATDGEQYKYEGNYLELFDALKKYVPAWKVEAPKLYTLIVFNYLFSNGDAHLKNFSLIETQQGDFKLSPAYDLLNTKIHIDDADFALKEGLLPKSISKGKIIDQLFILGEKAEMTEKSIIKVIQNLTSKEDKVQDLIDKSYLSEKLKRNYLQSYQHRLKKLRIVTE from the coding sequence ATGAAAATAGAATTAAATAATTGCCCAGGTTCTTTAAAAGAAAATTTTAATGCGTACAGTCCTGTTGTTCTAAAGAAAATGTTTAATGGTAAAAAGGTAAGTCCATTTTTAAATTATACTTCGCCAACTGATCGTAAGGATAAAAGTAGTTTTAACCAAAATCAAACACATATTTCTATTTCGGGATTTCAAGAGAAATATTCTTTAATTCTTGATGGAAATGAATTACGATTAACGAATGAAAAGGAAAGCGGTCAATATATACTGAAACCGATTTCTGATTTACCTAAAAACAGTGAATTTGCACCAGCTAACGAACATTTGACGATGCAAATTGCTAAACAAATTTTTAAAATTGAAACAGCAGAAAATGCGTTAGTTTTTTTTAAAGATGGAAGTCCAGCATACTTTACTAAACGATTTGATTATGATGGATATGGAAATAAATTAGCAGTAGAGGATTTCGCTTCTTTATTAGGGAAATCACCTGCGACAGATGGAGAACAATACAAGTACGAAGGTAATTACTTAGAATTGTTTGATGCCTTGAAAAAATATGTACCAGCTTGGAAAGTAGAAGCACCTAAGCTATATACATTAATCGTATTCAATTACCTGTTTTCAAATGGAGATGCTCATTTAAAGAATTTTTCTTTAATAGAAACTCAGCAAGGCGATTTTAAACTAAGTCCAGCTTATGATTTATTGAATACCAAAATTCATATTGACGATGCAGATTTTGCATTAAAAGAAGGATTATTACCAAAATCAATCTCAAAAGGTAAAATAATAGACCAATTATTTATTTTAGGAGAGAAAGCTGAAATGACAGAAAAATCAATTATAAAAGTCATTCAAAATTTAACATCCAAAGAAGATAAAGTACAAGATTTGATTGATAAATCGTACTTATCAGAAAAGTTAAAACGTAATTATTTGCAAAGTTATCAGCATCGATTGAAGAAATTAAGAATAGTTACAGAGTAA
- a CDS encoding NAD(P)/FAD-dependent oxidoreductase encodes MDLHSGLPYWIVKNEFFDLYHPLRNDFKIDVAIIGSGITGALVAHELCEAGIECALIDKRTISTGSSAASTAQLQYEIDTPLSKLVNIVPEKIAIDAYFNCLDSITVIENIFKKTNIDADFTRVPTVLLASNQQGVKLLDEEYTIRTEVGLPVKYLDAKQLKTYQNIDGIAALQNDTSAQMDAYKGAINLLKYHQEKHQLQIFTHTKVEKIDENKNNCELLTEHGHTISCKYVIVATGFEAGQFLPKKVMNLLSTYAICSAPIDKKMVWPNRSLIWETAEPYLYMRTTKDNRLIVGGEDEDFQNPDKRDDLLRAKIRTLERKFSRLYPEIEFNTEMAWCGTFSSTNDGLPYMGPWKKGDRTLFALGYGGNGITFSMVAAQVLKNIILNQKDSRLETFGFDRPTK; translated from the coding sequence ATGGATTTACATTCTGGATTACCTTATTGGATTGTTAAAAACGAATTTTTTGATTTATATCATCCTCTTCGAAATGATTTTAAAATAGATGTTGCTATAATTGGCTCCGGCATTACAGGAGCTTTAGTTGCGCACGAATTATGTGAAGCAGGTATAGAATGTGCTCTTATCGATAAACGAACAATTTCTACAGGAAGTTCTGCAGCAAGTACTGCTCAATTACAATATGAAATTGATACCCCGTTAAGTAAATTAGTAAATATTGTTCCCGAAAAAATTGCTATTGATGCTTATTTTAATTGCTTGGATTCTATTACAGTTATAGAAAATATATTCAAAAAAACTAATATTGATGCTGATTTTACACGTGTTCCTACAGTTTTATTAGCGAGTAATCAGCAAGGTGTGAAATTGTTAGATGAAGAATATACAATAAGAACAGAAGTCGGTTTGCCTGTCAAGTATTTAGATGCTAAGCAATTGAAAACTTACCAAAATATTGACGGAATTGCAGCATTGCAAAATGATACTTCTGCTCAGATGGATGCATATAAAGGCGCTATCAATTTATTAAAGTATCATCAAGAAAAACATCAATTACAGATTTTTACCCATACAAAAGTGGAAAAAATAGACGAAAATAAGAACAATTGCGAACTATTGACCGAGCATGGACATACTATTTCGTGCAAATATGTAATTGTTGCTACTGGTTTTGAAGCAGGTCAATTTCTACCTAAAAAAGTAATGAATTTATTATCTACTTACGCAATTTGTTCGGCTCCCATTGATAAAAAAATGGTTTGGCCAAATCGTAGCTTAATATGGGAAACAGCAGAACCATATCTTTATATGCGAACAACAAAAGATAATCGATTGATAGTTGGTGGTGAAGATGAAGATTTTCAAAATCCTGATAAAAGAGATGATTTACTTCGAGCAAAAATTAGAACTCTTGAACGTAAATTTAGCAGATTATATCCAGAAATTGAATTTAATACTGAAATGGCTTGGTGCGGAACTTTTAGCTCTACAAATGATGGTTTACCTTATATGGGTCCTTGGAAAAAAGGTGACCGAACATTATTTGCATTAGGTTATGGGGGAAATGGGATTACTTTTTCGATGGTTGCAGCTCAAGTTTTAAAAAATATTATTCTTAACCAAAAAGATAGTCGCTTAGAAACTTTTGGTTTTGATCGACCAACTAAATAA
- a CDS encoding SDR family NAD(P)-dependent oxidoreductase, translated as MKNTVIDLITKTAVITGASSGVGLATAHLFAQNGYQLVLAARGVEGLEKAVSECNAFGGKAVYKSTDVSNANEVKDLVEFALKEFGRIDVWVNNAGVMASGKFEEIPMDINEQVIKTNLMGYMHGAYYVLPVFKEQNQGILINNVSIGGYMPAPFSSVYSATKTGIKGLMSGLQSEYSVYPEIHICNVYPQVQQSTGNMHSAKFSGLDFKIPPFAADPKDTAKVIYNLINKPKNDTFPDATSFILKLAHGAFPETFTNLATGVLRLMMKVKKGKADEGNVLQPSTDPHAVYGKMAIPVPTKTNQKIIGTSLVFAAGFFVAKHLKNKSKKTN; from the coding sequence ATGAAAAATACAGTCATTGATTTAATTACTAAAACAGCGGTAATTACTGGCGCTTCTAGTGGTGTTGGCTTAGCTACAGCACACTTATTTGCTCAAAATGGATATCAATTGGTTTTGGCAGCACGAGGTGTAGAAGGTTTAGAAAAGGCGGTTTCAGAATGCAATGCTTTCGGTGGAAAAGCGGTTTATAAATCAACTGACGTTTCTAATGCAAATGAAGTAAAAGATTTAGTTGAATTTGCTCTGAAAGAATTTGGACGCATAGATGTGTGGGTGAATAATGCAGGTGTTATGGCAAGTGGAAAATTTGAGGAAATTCCTATGGACATAAACGAACAAGTAATCAAAACCAATTTAATGGGGTATATGCACGGAGCGTACTACGTTTTACCCGTTTTTAAAGAACAAAATCAAGGCATTTTAATTAATAATGTTTCCATTGGAGGATATATGCCAGCTCCATTTAGTTCGGTATATTCGGCAACTAAAACAGGAATAAAAGGGTTGATGAGTGGTTTACAAAGTGAGTATAGTGTGTATCCCGAAATTCATATTTGCAACGTTTATCCACAAGTTCAACAATCTACAGGAAATATGCATTCCGCTAAATTCTCAGGTTTAGATTTTAAAATACCTCCGTTTGCAGCCGATCCTAAAGATACCGCAAAGGTGATATATAATTTAATAAACAAACCTAAAAATGATACCTTTCCAGACGCCACATCATTTATTTTAAAGCTTGCACATGGAGCTTTTCCAGAAACCTTTACCAATTTAGCAACAGGTGTTTTAAGGCTGATGATGAAGGTGAAAAAAGGAAAGGCTGATGAAGGTAATGTTTTACAACCTTCTACGGATCCACATGCTGTTTATGGAAAGATGGCTATTCCAGTACCAACAAAAACAAATCAAAAAATCATCGGAACATCGCTAGTATTCGCTGCAGGATTTTTTGTAGCGAAACATTTAAAAAATAAATCAAAAAAAACAAATTAA
- a CDS encoding DNA ligase-associated DEXH box helicase, whose amino-acid sequence MKLLKFTSKGIYCIPGKFYIDPWRPVDLAVITHGHADHARSGMKKYLCHHFTKPILFSRIGRNIECESIGYGEQLTINGVKVSLHSAGHIIGSAQIRIEYKGYVSVISGDYKLQDDGLSTAFEAVKCHEFITESTFGLPVYNWLSVAEQEKNIRDWVDHNRAKGKTSVFIGDSLGKSQRIMKALEGIGELNVHYSIAKLNEAYESVGVTLPEYKTIDLRDDKKHLDGKIILLLPSLVDNPVMKKIPNIFSLFSSNQKSLKFY is encoded by the coding sequence TTGAAACTGCTAAAATTCACATCCAAAGGTATTTATTGCATTCCAGGGAAGTTTTATATTGATCCTTGGCGACCTGTAGATTTAGCAGTTATCACGCATGGACATGCCGATCACGCCCGAAGTGGAATGAAAAAATATTTGTGTCATCATTTCACTAAACCTATTTTATTTTCAAGAATTGGTAGAAATATCGAATGCGAAAGTATTGGTTATGGCGAACAACTAACTATAAATGGGGTTAAAGTTTCATTACATTCTGCAGGTCACATAATCGGCTCAGCACAAATTAGGATAGAGTATAAAGGTTATGTAAGCGTAATTTCTGGAGATTATAAATTGCAAGATGATGGGCTTTCTACGGCTTTTGAAGCTGTAAAATGCCACGAATTCATTACCGAAAGTACCTTCGGTCTTCCTGTTTACAATTGGCTTTCTGTGGCAGAACAAGAAAAAAACATACGTGATTGGGTAGATCATAATAGAGCGAAAGGAAAAACTTCGGTCTTTATAGGGGATTCTTTAGGGAAATCGCAGCGTATTATGAAAGCATTGGAGGGTATTGGAGAGTTAAATGTCCATTATTCCATTGCAAAATTGAATGAGGCTTACGAAAGTGTTGGTGTTACATTACCTGAGTACAAAACAATAGATTTACGTGATGACAAAAAGCATTTGGATGGAAAAATAATTTTGTTGCTACCTTCTTTGGTTGATAATCCAGTGATGAAGAAAATACCTAATATTTTCTCTTTATTTTCTAGCAATCAAAAATCCCTTAAGTTTTATTAA
- the ytxJ gene encoding bacillithiol system redox-active protein YtxJ: MKKINITTLDHLDQIDQASFNQPKIIYKHSTTCGLCDIIWDIVKESDFELNYLDLLAFRPLSNEIERRYNVQHESPQILIIKDGKCVYNASHRKIKNEEIQKQLDQLVNL, translated from the coding sequence ATGAAAAAAATAAATATTACAACTTTAGATCACTTAGATCAAATTGATCAAGCATCTTTTAATCAACCAAAAATTATTTATAAACACAGCACAACTTGTGGATTATGTGATATTATTTGGGATATTGTAAAAGAAAGCGACTTTGAACTGAATTATTTAGATTTATTAGCGTTTAGACCACTCTCTAATGAGATTGAACGACGATACAATGTTCAGCACGAATCACCGCAAATCCTTATTATAAAAGATGGAAAATGTGTGTACAATGCATCGCATCGTAAAATAAAAAATGAAGAAATTCAGAAACAATTAGATCAATTAGTTAATTTATAA
- a CDS encoding DoxX family protein, translated as MKKKTKQNIARYSLGAFLVVAGITHLTIARKEFKAQVPNWVPLDKDDTVVYSGVVEIALGSSIILVSDKKKELVGKVIAGFFAAVFPGNWAQYKNHRNGFGLDTDQKRLARLFLQPLLMLWAIKSTQK; from the coding sequence ATGAAAAAGAAAACGAAACAAAATATAGCTCGTTATAGCCTAGGTGCTTTTTTAGTGGTAGCGGGTATTACACATTTAACAATTGCGAGAAAAGAGTTTAAAGCTCAAGTTCCTAATTGGGTGCCCTTAGATAAAGATGATACTGTTGTATATTCAGGAGTGGTAGAAATAGCACTTGGTAGTTCAATTATATTAGTATCGGACAAAAAGAAAGAACTTGTAGGTAAAGTTATTGCAGGATTTTTTGCTGCTGTATTCCCTGGAAATTGGGCACAATATAAAAATCATAGAAATGGATTTGGTCTAGATACGGATCAGAAGCGTTTAGCAAGACTATTTTTACAACCATTACTCATGCTTTGGGCAATCAAATCAACTCAAAAATAA